One Clupea harengus chromosome 3, Ch_v2.0.2, whole genome shotgun sequence DNA window includes the following coding sequences:
- the dbndd1 gene encoding dysbindin domain-containing protein 1 isoform X2 translates to MEAQGETNTPEPVRGLQNLLKSSSSASLTSEVSQCATGEQASTPGHHPGHLLTSERRQPLSSVSSLEVHFDLLDLTELTDMSDQELGEVFADSDEENHNESPANPQHPPLARFAHAGYVRSPSWTRGGRGEQPKDRKHHSDSDSTEPLLKMERSLSQQP, encoded by the exons ATGGAGGCTCAGGGAGAAACCAACACCCCCG AGCCTGTCAGAGGCTTACAGAACCTTCTGAAGTCCTCCAGCTCAGCCAGCCTTACGTCAGAAGTATCCCAGTGTGCAACGGGAGAGCAGGCCAGCACTCCAGGGCACCACCCAGGTCACCTGTTGACCAGTGAGAGGAGAC AACCCCTCAGCAGTGTATCATCTCTGGAAGTGCACTTCGATCTCCTGGACCTGACTGAGCTCACAGACATGTCTGACCAGGAGCTGGGGGAGGTCTTTGCCGATTCAGACGAAGAGAACCATAATGAATCTCCAGCAA ATCCACAGCATCCCCCGCTGGCTCGGTTTGCCCACGCGGGCTACGTGCGCTCTCCGTCCTGGACCCGTGGAGGTCGGGGCGAGCAACCCAAAGACAGGAAGCACCACAGCGACTCCGACAGCACCGAACCTCTTCTGAAGATGGAGCGATCTCTGTCCCAGCAGCCCTGA
- the dbndd1 gene encoding dysbindin domain-containing protein 1 isoform X1 produces MEAQGETNTPESEKWQNSPKFYGRSPDVGGKPLGEPVRGLQNLLKSSSSASLTSEVSQCATGEQASTPGHHPGHLLTSERRQPLSSVSSLEVHFDLLDLTELTDMSDQELGEVFADSDEENHNESPANPQHPPLARFAHAGYVRSPSWTRGGRGEQPKDRKHHSDSDSTEPLLKMERSLSQQP; encoded by the exons ATGGAGGCTCAGGGAGAAACCAACACCCCCG AGTCAGAAAAATGGCAGAATTCCCCGAAGTTTTATGGAAGAAGCCCAGATGTTGGGGGAAAGCCTCTGGGAG AGCCTGTCAGAGGCTTACAGAACCTTCTGAAGTCCTCCAGCTCAGCCAGCCTTACGTCAGAAGTATCCCAGTGTGCAACGGGAGAGCAGGCCAGCACTCCAGGGCACCACCCAGGTCACCTGTTGACCAGTGAGAGGAGAC AACCCCTCAGCAGTGTATCATCTCTGGAAGTGCACTTCGATCTCCTGGACCTGACTGAGCTCACAGACATGTCTGACCAGGAGCTGGGGGAGGTCTTTGCCGATTCAGACGAAGAGAACCATAATGAATCTCCAGCAA ATCCACAGCATCCCCCGCTGGCTCGGTTTGCCCACGCGGGCTACGTGCGCTCTCCGTCCTGGACCCGTGGAGGTCGGGGCGAGCAACCCAAAGACAGGAAGCACCACAGCGACTCCGACAGCACCGAACCTCTTCTGAAGATGGAGCGATCTCTGTCCCAGCAGCCCTGA
- the nfat5a gene encoding nuclear factor of activated T-cells 5a isoform X2 — MSQKSGGEAGPPPPAALAADAASSCNISSSPVGGNSTALPGSSCPSMLSTTSAPEQGSRVLGAPLEEGGPGGPGGSGLGVEAALGAAGDSSGGAQPSQITPSKRRTVLNISPPPEDLLDDSRMSCQEEAPLPDSEQSGSMWMEESLSSFSMASSSSYNDNTEVPRKSRKRTPRQRPGSKPAAAQAPSMEVFDADSANAPHFVLSQLGSDAKASPKGSSLEAGGTLRTGVLAAQFPQKTEGKELKILVQPETQHRARYLTEGSRGSVKDRTQQGFPTVKLEGVSEPVVLQVFVANDTGRVKPHGFYQACRVTGRNTTACKEVDIEGTTVIEVSLEPTNSMTLAVDCVGILKLRNADVEARIGVAGSKKKSTRARLAFRVHIPRPDGSMLALQTTSSPILCTQPAGVPEILKKSLHSCSVMGGEEVFIIGKNFLKGTKVLFQDISSDDSGWQAEAEIDMELFHQNHLIVKVPPYRDLSITSPVAVGVWIVTNAGRTNELQPFTFTPHSEPSADVPVKSEAPTPAKSCPFEDQVKAMQTGNSNIDSTMMTPLILKREEVTPMEVYTNAPASNVFKPDDVLGAPQQILEVNVNLPPSGSESFPSPAPLQPGSAQPPQAPMFSSAEPLSTIQKQDIAPSASFQVSLSEDTTVLQPVPPQVPQQFMRETPETLSPEESGSEEAGMLVMGMPQLVEGSPAVPQQSPVPTLLPQDSVAQLERAVRELQAGGGSLVQQVLVAAATQQQLNSVLYSPTPSADILQKHVQENMNSLQLGGNDRSMNSQQQRHQQQQHQQQHQQQQQHQQQQQHHQQQQHQQQQQQHQQQQQQHHQQQQHQQQQQQQQQQQQQQQQQQQQQQQQQQQQQSLLENLQQQHQQALENLHHQQNVLENLKQHQKVLENIHQHQQVLENMQQPHQEVLENLQQQQQQHPKVLETIQQQQQQQNSLVNLQHQKVLNDLQQQKSFENLQQQQNVFKSLEQLQSELMQHQQIPMQCTPSFSPSEAPKQQAPTGHPSEGLLLSAPQQQQQQQQQQQQQQQALFQQAGGLLTIQTSSFLQQPPSHPSPPQQLFQTQNPMSEAQSQQTVLFGSEPAPAQAQVQASLFPGAITMLAADQQQQASSALFLDQGVLPGQLATDSSQNLQQQQQQQQQQQQQQHMAFLTPMQTSVSDAQSVSLLQGQIQLSTPMEQQRSPQQQMQPAAQPVPLYQSQPQQQQQQQQPPQQQQTGLLFCTNPLNPQDLPSSLLFSSQPQGLFQDQQPMQVVPSTGSVTVQAAPNRPSVPQHQASQSPLLFSQSGVVSVAQQDTAEPMSFQEQSVVVGDPSAQGGSSQSGLFQDQQPMQVVPSSGGVSVTSSEQPSVGLYLPQAAITALQGGAGTQEMPAAAATAAIFAGQSAMSVGGLQSSSGSTAQPAPDTLFQSGMAGALSQPGQTPQPGLFLFELPNDCSQLMNPQGPSLTNQLVSLGHPGPNQNQLPSSAQIQNLLEQSSSLNDTQNMVKIDDFLETLQEQEKNLSGDF, encoded by the exons ATGAGTCAGAAGAGCGGAGGAGAGGCCGGTCCTCCCCCTCCGGCAGCGCTGGCCGCAG ATGCTGCCTCCTCCTGCAACATCTCCTCCAGCCCTGTAGGGGGCAACAGCACCGCGCTTCCTGGCTCCTCCTGCCCCAGCATGCTCTCCACTACCTCAGCCCCCGAGCAGGGCTCCCGGGTCCTTGGCGCCCCCCTGGAAGAGGGTGGTCCAGGTGGCCCAGGAGGCTCGGGGCTGGGTGTGGAGGCAGCTTTGGGGGCCGCGGGCGACAGCAGCGGAGGGGCCCAGCCGAGTCAGATCACCCCCTCCAAGCGGCGGACAGTGCTGAACATCTCGCCGCCGCCGGAGGACCTGCTGGACGACAGCCGCATGTCGTGCCAGGAGGAGGCACCGCTGCCGGACTCGGAGCAGAGCGGCAGCATGTGGATGGAGGAGTCGCTCTCCAGCTTCAGCATGGCCAGCAGTAGCTCCTACAATGACAACACGGAGGTGCCGCGCAAGTCCCGCAAGCGCACGCCACGCCAGAGGCCCGGGTCCAAGCCCGCTGCCGCCCAGGCGCCCAGCATGGAGGTGTTTGATGCCGACAGCGCCAATGCGCCCCACTTCGTGCTGTCCCAGTTGGGCTCTGACGCCAAAGCCAGCCCCAAGGGCAG CTCCCTGGAGGCGGGCGGCACGCTGCGGACGGGGGTCCTGGCAGCGCAGTTCCCCCAGAAGACTGAGGGCAAGGAGCTGAAGATCCTGGTGCAGCCGGAGACCCAGCACCGGGCGCGCTACCTCACCGAGGGCAGCAGGGGCTCTGTCAAGGACCGCACCCAGCAGGGCTTCCCTACTGTCAAG ctggagggagtgagtgagccgGTGGTGCTGCAGGTGTTTGTGGCGAACGACACGGGGCGGGTCAAGCCCCACGGCTTCTACCAGGCCTGCAGGGTGACGGGACGCAACACCACCGCCTGCAAGGAGGTGGACATCGAGGGGACCACCGTCATCGAAGTCAGCCTGGAGCCTACCAACAGCATGACCCTGGC TGTGGACTGCGTCGGCATTCTGAAGCTCCGCAACGCAGACGTGGAGGCACGCATCGGGGTGGCGGGCTCCAAGAAGAAAAGCACACGTGCCCGCCTGGCCTTCCGCGTCCACATCCCGCGTCCCGACGGCTCCATGCTCGCACTGCAGACCACCTCCTCGCCCATCCTCTGCA CTCAGCCAGCAGGTGTGCCTGAAATCCTGAAGAAGAGCCTGCACAGTTGCTCAGTGATGGGCGGAGAGGAGGTGTTTATCATCGGCAAGAACTTCCTCAAGGGAACCAAAGTCCTGTTCCAGGACATCAGCTCAG ATGACAGTGGCTGGCAGGCTGAGGCTGAGATTGACATGGAGCTGTTTCATCAG aATCACCTGATTGTGAAGGTGCCTCCGTACCGGGACCTGAGTATCACCTCTCCTGTGGCAGTGGGCGTCTGGATCGTGACCAACGCCGGGAGAACAAATGAACTGCAGCCATTCACTTTCACTCCCCACTCCG AGCCCTCAGCAGATGTGCCTGTGAAGTCCGAGGCGCCAACCCCAGCCAAGTCCTGCCCGTTTGAGGACCAAGTGAAAG CAATGCAAACCGGGAACAGTAATATTGACAGCACCATGATGACTCCGCTGATTTTAAAACGAGAAGAGGTCACCCCTATGGAGGTGTACACTAATGCCCCGGCATCCAACGTCTTTAAG CCCGACGACGTCCTTGGAGCCCCACAGCAAATTCTGGAGGTGAACGTCAACCTCCCCCCCTCAGGCAGTGAGTCTTTCCCCAGTCCAGCCCCTCTCCAACCTGGCAGCGCCCAGCCGCCACAGGCCCCCATGTTCTCGTCGGCAGAGCCCTTGAGCACCATCCAGAAGCAAGACATTGCCCCCAGCGCCTCCTTCCAGGTGTCCCTGTCTGAGGACACCACCGTCCTGCAGCCTGTACCCCCTCAGGTGCCCCAGCAGTTCATGCGGGAAACCCCCGAGACCCTCTCCCCAGAGGAGAGCGGCTCTGAGGAGGCCGGGATGCTGGTGATGGGCATGCCCCAGCTGGTGGAGGGCTCGCCGGCCGTGCCCCAGCAGTCCCCCGTGCCCACCCTGCTCCCCCAGGACAGTGTGGCTCAGCTGGAGAGGGCGGTGCGAGAGCTGCAAGCGGGAGGGGGCTCCTTGGTGCAGCAGGTCCTGGTGGCTGCCGCAACGCAGCAGCAGCTCAACTCGGTACTGTACAGCCCCACGCCCTCAGCTGACATCCTGCAGAAACATGTTCAGGAGAACATGAATAGCCTTCAGCTGGGAGGAAACGATAGATCTATGAACAGTCAACAACAACGacatcaacaacagcaacatcaacagcaacatcaacaacagcagcaacatcaacaacagcagcaacatcatcaacaacagcaacatcaacaacaacaacagcaacatcaacaacaacaacagcaacatcatcaacaacagcaacatcagcaacaacagcaacagcaacaacagcagcagcagcagcagcagcagcagcagcagcagcagcaacaacagcagcagcagcaacagtccTTGCTGGAAAATCTgcaacagcagcatcagcaaGCTTTGGAAAATCTTCATCATCAACAGAACGTGCTGGAAAATTTGAAACAGCATCAGAAAGTTCTTGAGAACATCCATCAACATCAGCAAGTCTTGGAGAACATGCAGCAGCCACACCAGGAGGTTCTGGAGAacctgcagcagcaacagcagcagcaccccaAAGTTCTGGAGActattcagcagcagcagcagcagcagaactcTTTAGTCAACCTGCAACATCAGAAGGTTCTGAATGACCTGCAGCAGCAAAAGAGTTTTGAGaaccttcagcagcagcagaacgTCTTCAAGAGCCTGGAGCAGTTGCAGTCAGAGCTCATGCAGCATCAGCAGATCCCCATGCAGTGCACCCCTAGTTTCTCTCCCAGCGAGGCCCCAAAGCAGCAAGCCCCCACCGGCCACCCTTCCGAGGGTCTTCTCCTTAGTGccccccaacaacaacaacaacaacaacaacaacaacaacaacaacaacaagcactTTTCCAACAGGCTGGTGGGCTCTTGACAATCCAGACATCCAGCTTCCTTCAGCAGCCTCCCTCCCATCcttcccccccccagcagcttttCCAGACGCAGAACCCAATGTCTGAAGCTCAGAGTCAGCAGACTGTGCTGTTCGGGTCCGAACCTGCCCCAGCTCAGGCGCAGGTCCAAGCCTCTCTTTTCCCCGGCGCCATCACAATGCTAGCTGCCGACCAACAACAGCAGGCCTCCTCTGCCCTCTTCCTGGATCAGGGGGTTCTACCGGGCCAGCTGGCAACAGACAGCAGTCAgaacctgcagcagcagcagcagcagcagcagcaacaacagcaacagcaacatatGGCTTTCCTTACCCCCATGCAGACGTCTGTGTCTGATGCCCAGTCGGTGTCGCTACTTCAGGGGCAGATCCAGTTGTCCACTCCTATGGAGCAGCAGCGATCGCCACAGCAACAGATGCAGCCAGCTGCCCAGCCAGTGCCCCTGTACCAGAGCcaaccccagcagcagcagcagcagcagcagccgccgcagcagcagcagacgggCCTGCTGTTCTGCACTAATCCCCTGAACCCCCAGGACCTGCCCTCCTCGCTGCTCTTCAGCAGCCAGCCCCAGGGCCTCTTCCAGGACCAGCAGCCCATGCAGGTGGTACCCAGCACTGGGAGTGTGACGGTGCAAGCTGCTCCCAACCGGCCCTCTGTCCCTCAGCATCAGGCATCCCAGAGTCCTCTGCTGTTCTCCCAGTCCGGTGTGGTGTCAGTGGCACAGCAGGACACTGCAGAGCCAATGTCCTTCCAGGAGCAGAGTGTGGTGGTGGGTGACCCCTCAGCGCAGGGTGGCTCCTCGCAGTCAGGGCTGTTTCAGGACCAGCAGCCCATGCAGGTGGTTCCCAGTTCGGGCGGTGTGTCAGTCACCTCCAGTGAACAGCCCTCCGTTGGCCTTTATCTGCCGCAGGCAGCCATTACGGCTCTGCAAGGGGGCGCGGGCACCCAGGAGATGCCTGCGGCTGCCGCCACAGCGGCCATCTTTGCTGGGCAGAGTGCAATGTCAGTAGGGGGGCTTCAGAGCTCAAGTGGCTCCACAGCACAACCGGCCCCTGATACACTCTTCCAGTCGGGCATGGCTGGGGCCCTTAGCCAGCCTGGACAGACTCCGCAGCCTGGCCTCTTCCTGTTTGAACTACCCAATG ATTGCAGTCAGCTCATGAATCCTCAAGGTCCTTCGCTAACCAACCAGCTTGTCTCCCTGGGACACCCTGGGCCCAATCAGAACCAGCTGCCGAGCAGTGCCCAGATCCAGAACCTCCTGGAGCAGTCCAGCAGCCTGAACGACACCCAGAACATGGTGAAGATCGACGACTTCCTGGAGACGCTGCAGGAGCAAGAGAAGAATCTGTCAGGGGACTTTTAG
- the nfat5a gene encoding nuclear factor of activated T-cells 5a isoform X1 — MPSDFISLLSADIDLNSPKSLYSKESVYDLLPKELQLPGPSQPDRPTMSQKSGGEAGPPPPAALAADAASSCNISSSPVGGNSTALPGSSCPSMLSTTSAPEQGSRVLGAPLEEGGPGGPGGSGLGVEAALGAAGDSSGGAQPSQITPSKRRTVLNISPPPEDLLDDSRMSCQEEAPLPDSEQSGSMWMEESLSSFSMASSSSYNDNTEVPRKSRKRTPRQRPGSKPAAAQAPSMEVFDADSANAPHFVLSQLGSDAKASPKGSSLEAGGTLRTGVLAAQFPQKTEGKELKILVQPETQHRARYLTEGSRGSVKDRTQQGFPTVKLEGVSEPVVLQVFVANDTGRVKPHGFYQACRVTGRNTTACKEVDIEGTTVIEVSLEPTNSMTLAVDCVGILKLRNADVEARIGVAGSKKKSTRARLAFRVHIPRPDGSMLALQTTSSPILCTQPAGVPEILKKSLHSCSVMGGEEVFIIGKNFLKGTKVLFQDISSDDSGWQAEAEIDMELFHQNHLIVKVPPYRDLSITSPVAVGVWIVTNAGRTNELQPFTFTPHSEPSADVPVKSEAPTPAKSCPFEDQVKAMQTGNSNIDSTMMTPLILKREEVTPMEVYTNAPASNVFKPDDVLGAPQQILEVNVNLPPSGSESFPSPAPLQPGSAQPPQAPMFSSAEPLSTIQKQDIAPSASFQVSLSEDTTVLQPVPPQVPQQFMRETPETLSPEESGSEEAGMLVMGMPQLVEGSPAVPQQSPVPTLLPQDSVAQLERAVRELQAGGGSLVQQVLVAAATQQQLNSVLYSPTPSADILQKHVQENMNSLQLGGNDRSMNSQQQRHQQQQHQQQHQQQQQHQQQQQHHQQQQHQQQQQQHQQQQQQHHQQQQHQQQQQQQQQQQQQQQQQQQQQQQQQQQQQSLLENLQQQHQQALENLHHQQNVLENLKQHQKVLENIHQHQQVLENMQQPHQEVLENLQQQQQQHPKVLETIQQQQQQQNSLVNLQHQKVLNDLQQQKSFENLQQQQNVFKSLEQLQSELMQHQQIPMQCTPSFSPSEAPKQQAPTGHPSEGLLLSAPQQQQQQQQQQQQQQQALFQQAGGLLTIQTSSFLQQPPSHPSPPQQLFQTQNPMSEAQSQQTVLFGSEPAPAQAQVQASLFPGAITMLAADQQQQASSALFLDQGVLPGQLATDSSQNLQQQQQQQQQQQQQQHMAFLTPMQTSVSDAQSVSLLQGQIQLSTPMEQQRSPQQQMQPAAQPVPLYQSQPQQQQQQQQPPQQQQTGLLFCTNPLNPQDLPSSLLFSSQPQGLFQDQQPMQVVPSTGSVTVQAAPNRPSVPQHQASQSPLLFSQSGVVSVAQQDTAEPMSFQEQSVVVGDPSAQGGSSQSGLFQDQQPMQVVPSSGGVSVTSSEQPSVGLYLPQAAITALQGGAGTQEMPAAAATAAIFAGQSAMSVGGLQSSSGSTAQPAPDTLFQSGMAGALSQPGQTPQPGLFLFELPNDCSQLMNPQGPSLTNQLVSLGHPGPNQNQLPSSAQIQNLLEQSSSLNDTQNMVKIDDFLETLQEQEKNLSGDF; from the exons ATGCCCTCTGATTTTATATCGCTGCTTAGCGCGGATATCGACCTTAATTCCCCCAAATCCCTCTATTCAAAAG AGTCGGTGTATGACCTGCTCCCCAAAGAGCTGCAGCTGCCAGGCCCCTCGCAGCCGGACAGGCCCACTATGAGTCAGAAGAGCGGAGGAGAGGCCGGTCCTCCCCCTCCGGCAGCGCTGGCCGCAG ATGCTGCCTCCTCCTGCAACATCTCCTCCAGCCCTGTAGGGGGCAACAGCACCGCGCTTCCTGGCTCCTCCTGCCCCAGCATGCTCTCCACTACCTCAGCCCCCGAGCAGGGCTCCCGGGTCCTTGGCGCCCCCCTGGAAGAGGGTGGTCCAGGTGGCCCAGGAGGCTCGGGGCTGGGTGTGGAGGCAGCTTTGGGGGCCGCGGGCGACAGCAGCGGAGGGGCCCAGCCGAGTCAGATCACCCCCTCCAAGCGGCGGACAGTGCTGAACATCTCGCCGCCGCCGGAGGACCTGCTGGACGACAGCCGCATGTCGTGCCAGGAGGAGGCACCGCTGCCGGACTCGGAGCAGAGCGGCAGCATGTGGATGGAGGAGTCGCTCTCCAGCTTCAGCATGGCCAGCAGTAGCTCCTACAATGACAACACGGAGGTGCCGCGCAAGTCCCGCAAGCGCACGCCACGCCAGAGGCCCGGGTCCAAGCCCGCTGCCGCCCAGGCGCCCAGCATGGAGGTGTTTGATGCCGACAGCGCCAATGCGCCCCACTTCGTGCTGTCCCAGTTGGGCTCTGACGCCAAAGCCAGCCCCAAGGGCAG CTCCCTGGAGGCGGGCGGCACGCTGCGGACGGGGGTCCTGGCAGCGCAGTTCCCCCAGAAGACTGAGGGCAAGGAGCTGAAGATCCTGGTGCAGCCGGAGACCCAGCACCGGGCGCGCTACCTCACCGAGGGCAGCAGGGGCTCTGTCAAGGACCGCACCCAGCAGGGCTTCCCTACTGTCAAG ctggagggagtgagtgagccgGTGGTGCTGCAGGTGTTTGTGGCGAACGACACGGGGCGGGTCAAGCCCCACGGCTTCTACCAGGCCTGCAGGGTGACGGGACGCAACACCACCGCCTGCAAGGAGGTGGACATCGAGGGGACCACCGTCATCGAAGTCAGCCTGGAGCCTACCAACAGCATGACCCTGGC TGTGGACTGCGTCGGCATTCTGAAGCTCCGCAACGCAGACGTGGAGGCACGCATCGGGGTGGCGGGCTCCAAGAAGAAAAGCACACGTGCCCGCCTGGCCTTCCGCGTCCACATCCCGCGTCCCGACGGCTCCATGCTCGCACTGCAGACCACCTCCTCGCCCATCCTCTGCA CTCAGCCAGCAGGTGTGCCTGAAATCCTGAAGAAGAGCCTGCACAGTTGCTCAGTGATGGGCGGAGAGGAGGTGTTTATCATCGGCAAGAACTTCCTCAAGGGAACCAAAGTCCTGTTCCAGGACATCAGCTCAG ATGACAGTGGCTGGCAGGCTGAGGCTGAGATTGACATGGAGCTGTTTCATCAG aATCACCTGATTGTGAAGGTGCCTCCGTACCGGGACCTGAGTATCACCTCTCCTGTGGCAGTGGGCGTCTGGATCGTGACCAACGCCGGGAGAACAAATGAACTGCAGCCATTCACTTTCACTCCCCACTCCG AGCCCTCAGCAGATGTGCCTGTGAAGTCCGAGGCGCCAACCCCAGCCAAGTCCTGCCCGTTTGAGGACCAAGTGAAAG CAATGCAAACCGGGAACAGTAATATTGACAGCACCATGATGACTCCGCTGATTTTAAAACGAGAAGAGGTCACCCCTATGGAGGTGTACACTAATGCCCCGGCATCCAACGTCTTTAAG CCCGACGACGTCCTTGGAGCCCCACAGCAAATTCTGGAGGTGAACGTCAACCTCCCCCCCTCAGGCAGTGAGTCTTTCCCCAGTCCAGCCCCTCTCCAACCTGGCAGCGCCCAGCCGCCACAGGCCCCCATGTTCTCGTCGGCAGAGCCCTTGAGCACCATCCAGAAGCAAGACATTGCCCCCAGCGCCTCCTTCCAGGTGTCCCTGTCTGAGGACACCACCGTCCTGCAGCCTGTACCCCCTCAGGTGCCCCAGCAGTTCATGCGGGAAACCCCCGAGACCCTCTCCCCAGAGGAGAGCGGCTCTGAGGAGGCCGGGATGCTGGTGATGGGCATGCCCCAGCTGGTGGAGGGCTCGCCGGCCGTGCCCCAGCAGTCCCCCGTGCCCACCCTGCTCCCCCAGGACAGTGTGGCTCAGCTGGAGAGGGCGGTGCGAGAGCTGCAAGCGGGAGGGGGCTCCTTGGTGCAGCAGGTCCTGGTGGCTGCCGCAACGCAGCAGCAGCTCAACTCGGTACTGTACAGCCCCACGCCCTCAGCTGACATCCTGCAGAAACATGTTCAGGAGAACATGAATAGCCTTCAGCTGGGAGGAAACGATAGATCTATGAACAGTCAACAACAACGacatcaacaacagcaacatcaacagcaacatcaacaacagcagcaacatcaacaacagcagcaacatcatcaacaacagcaacatcaacaacaacaacagcaacatcaacaacaacaacagcaacatcatcaacaacagcaacatcagcaacaacagcaacagcaacaacagcagcagcagcagcagcagcagcagcagcagcagcagcaacaacagcagcagcagcaacagtccTTGCTGGAAAATCTgcaacagcagcatcagcaaGCTTTGGAAAATCTTCATCATCAACAGAACGTGCTGGAAAATTTGAAACAGCATCAGAAAGTTCTTGAGAACATCCATCAACATCAGCAAGTCTTGGAGAACATGCAGCAGCCACACCAGGAGGTTCTGGAGAacctgcagcagcaacagcagcagcaccccaAAGTTCTGGAGActattcagcagcagcagcagcagcagaactcTTTAGTCAACCTGCAACATCAGAAGGTTCTGAATGACCTGCAGCAGCAAAAGAGTTTTGAGaaccttcagcagcagcagaacgTCTTCAAGAGCCTGGAGCAGTTGCAGTCAGAGCTCATGCAGCATCAGCAGATCCCCATGCAGTGCACCCCTAGTTTCTCTCCCAGCGAGGCCCCAAAGCAGCAAGCCCCCACCGGCCACCCTTCCGAGGGTCTTCTCCTTAGTGccccccaacaacaacaacaacaacaacaacaacaacaacaacaacaacaagcactTTTCCAACAGGCTGGTGGGCTCTTGACAATCCAGACATCCAGCTTCCTTCAGCAGCCTCCCTCCCATCcttcccccccccagcagcttttCCAGACGCAGAACCCAATGTCTGAAGCTCAGAGTCAGCAGACTGTGCTGTTCGGGTCCGAACCTGCCCCAGCTCAGGCGCAGGTCCAAGCCTCTCTTTTCCCCGGCGCCATCACAATGCTAGCTGCCGACCAACAACAGCAGGCCTCCTCTGCCCTCTTCCTGGATCAGGGGGTTCTACCGGGCCAGCTGGCAACAGACAGCAGTCAgaacctgcagcagcagcagcagcagcagcagcaacaacagcaacagcaacatatGGCTTTCCTTACCCCCATGCAGACGTCTGTGTCTGATGCCCAGTCGGTGTCGCTACTTCAGGGGCAGATCCAGTTGTCCACTCCTATGGAGCAGCAGCGATCGCCACAGCAACAGATGCAGCCAGCTGCCCAGCCAGTGCCCCTGTACCAGAGCcaaccccagcagcagcagcagcagcagcagccgccgcagcagcagcagacgggCCTGCTGTTCTGCACTAATCCCCTGAACCCCCAGGACCTGCCCTCCTCGCTGCTCTTCAGCAGCCAGCCCCAGGGCCTCTTCCAGGACCAGCAGCCCATGCAGGTGGTACCCAGCACTGGGAGTGTGACGGTGCAAGCTGCTCCCAACCGGCCCTCTGTCCCTCAGCATCAGGCATCCCAGAGTCCTCTGCTGTTCTCCCAGTCCGGTGTGGTGTCAGTGGCACAGCAGGACACTGCAGAGCCAATGTCCTTCCAGGAGCAGAGTGTGGTGGTGGGTGACCCCTCAGCGCAGGGTGGCTCCTCGCAGTCAGGGCTGTTTCAGGACCAGCAGCCCATGCAGGTGGTTCCCAGTTCGGGCGGTGTGTCAGTCACCTCCAGTGAACAGCCCTCCGTTGGCCTTTATCTGCCGCAGGCAGCCATTACGGCTCTGCAAGGGGGCGCGGGCACCCAGGAGATGCCTGCGGCTGCCGCCACAGCGGCCATCTTTGCTGGGCAGAGTGCAATGTCAGTAGGGGGGCTTCAGAGCTCAAGTGGCTCCACAGCACAACCGGCCCCTGATACACTCTTCCAGTCGGGCATGGCTGGGGCCCTTAGCCAGCCTGGACAGACTCCGCAGCCTGGCCTCTTCCTGTTTGAACTACCCAATG ATTGCAGTCAGCTCATGAATCCTCAAGGTCCTTCGCTAACCAACCAGCTTGTCTCCCTGGGACACCCTGGGCCCAATCAGAACCAGCTGCCGAGCAGTGCCCAGATCCAGAACCTCCTGGAGCAGTCCAGCAGCCTGAACGACACCCAGAACATGGTGAAGATCGACGACTTCCTGGAGACGCTGCAGGAGCAAGAGAAGAATCTGTCAGGGGACTTTTAG